The proteins below come from a single Chitinophaga pinensis DSM 2588 genomic window:
- a CDS encoding TonB-dependent receptor, which produces MHQPNLTKLLGSLFIACFLLLRAQAQVTTATLSGIVKNEAGQPLPGATIRVTFADAGINKGLVTKSDGSFVVPNLRVGGPYTVTASYTGFATETATGVFLTLGQNTALDLRLSESTGKLNEVVISGRSTIFNDQRTGASTNISAQQIRQLPTISRSADDYLRITPSASPTYNGISFAGRNGQYNNFSLDGAVFNNPFGLDAPAPGGQTNAQPISLDAIDQIQINIAPYDVTQSGFTGAGVNTVTKSGSNKFAGTVYAFYRNDAISGDKIDGQKLKVPTLDHFQGGFSLGGAVKKDKLFYFVNFETEQRTDGASAYVARNNSNAGDVTTSRVLESDLVAVSNSLSSRFGYVTGPYQDYEYKRKNYKWLAKLDWVINSKHTLSFTYNGLDASQEKGAHPNAINRRGPDAITLQFRNSGYKMINKLHSFGLELKSNFNDTYSNKFRAVFTSFRDKRDPFSSPFPVLNITKYNVPYIVAGYEPFSINNRLNQDALQLTDNFNIILPKHTLTIGASYEQFKFGNSFNLTGFGFTVFSGVDIGTFLNNVQTGQYDANVTYAKNRVAADQWTWYYLTVGQVSAYLQDEFSVASNFKLTYGVRFDKALYFPSKASYNSPNVNQDGTFAGTFVTGSPTVPNADNLTLFDENGNPVKNGPGQTIDNTSTPSGKILVSPRLGFNWDIKGDKTVQLRGGTGLFTGRFPFVWVGNAIGNPFTGYYNVTAHNFKWPQIWRSNIGLDYKLPTGTVLTGDFAYSKDINSMMVRDYGLGTPTGTLNSGTGDNREIYQAADKGSTATYVFTNVKAGYSYNATFQAQQTVGKGYFFMFGYNFLIAKDASSISAEISGDAFDRNPVLGNANRAVESTSLYGNKHRFTLAGIKKFEYGKGKYATTVSFFANWTSGNRFSYVYGGDLNNDGSAANDLMYVPTAAEIRNMSFATLTDADGNTQNAAAQGAALEAFIGQDKYLSSHRGQYTGKYAGETPWFSQIDMRVLQDFNFKGKEKTSTIQISLDVVNLGNLISSKWGLRKYASNSGYYQPLGFAGRETNGKAIYQFDPSQRSTFITNPDLISRWQLQVGARYIF; this is translated from the coding sequence ATGCATCAACCAAATCTAACTAAGCTATTAGGAAGCTTATTCATTGCCTGTTTTCTGCTACTGCGGGCGCAAGCCCAGGTGACCACCGCAACTCTCAGCGGTATCGTCAAAAATGAAGCAGGCCAGCCATTACCTGGTGCGACTATCAGGGTGACCTTCGCCGACGCAGGCATTAACAAAGGCCTCGTTACGAAATCAGACGGTAGCTTCGTAGTCCCCAATCTTCGTGTAGGCGGGCCATATACCGTTACTGCCTCATATACCGGATTCGCCACAGAAACTGCTACGGGTGTATTCCTCACACTCGGACAAAACACCGCACTCGACCTCCGTCTCTCCGAATCGACGGGCAAACTGAACGAAGTGGTGATCAGCGGACGCTCCACTATTTTCAATGACCAGCGTACCGGTGCTTCTACCAATATCAGTGCGCAACAGATCCGGCAACTGCCAACGATATCACGTTCGGCAGACGACTACCTGCGCATCACACCTTCTGCTTCACCGACGTATAACGGTATTTCCTTTGCGGGAAGGAATGGACAGTATAATAACTTTTCATTGGATGGGGCGGTGTTTAATAACCCGTTCGGACTGGATGCACCAGCTCCCGGCGGACAAACAAACGCACAACCTATCTCGCTGGATGCGATAGATCAGATACAAATCAACATTGCGCCGTATGACGTCACGCAGTCCGGATTTACCGGCGCCGGTGTGAATACCGTAACGAAAAGTGGTAGTAATAAGTTTGCCGGAACAGTGTATGCATTTTACAGGAATGATGCTATCTCCGGTGATAAGATCGACGGACAGAAACTCAAGGTACCCACACTTGATCACTTCCAGGGAGGCTTCTCACTGGGAGGTGCAGTCAAAAAAGATAAACTGTTCTATTTCGTGAATTTCGAAACAGAACAACGTACAGATGGTGCAAGTGCTTACGTAGCGAGGAATAACAGCAACGCCGGAGATGTAACTACGTCCCGCGTACTGGAATCAGACCTCGTAGCCGTAAGTAATTCACTCAGCAGTCGTTTTGGATATGTGACAGGCCCTTACCAGGATTATGAGTATAAGCGTAAGAACTATAAATGGCTGGCGAAACTGGATTGGGTGATCAACAGTAAACATACGCTGTCATTTACGTATAACGGACTGGATGCATCGCAGGAAAAAGGTGCACACCCGAATGCGATCAATCGCCGCGGACCGGACGCAATTACCCTGCAATTCCGTAACTCCGGGTACAAGATGATTAATAAACTGCATTCCTTCGGACTGGAATTGAAGTCTAACTTTAATGATACCTACTCCAATAAGTTCAGGGCGGTATTCACCAGCTTCAGAGATAAACGTGATCCGTTCTCCTCGCCTTTCCCGGTGCTGAACATCACGAAATACAATGTACCATACATCGTAGCAGGATATGAACCGTTCTCTATCAATAACCGCCTGAACCAGGACGCGTTGCAGCTGACGGACAACTTCAATATCATCCTGCCGAAACATACGCTGACCATAGGCGCTTCTTATGAGCAGTTTAAGTTTGGGAACTCTTTTAACCTGACAGGATTTGGTTTTACCGTGTTCTCCGGAGTAGATATTGGTACCTTCCTGAACAATGTACAGACCGGACAATATGATGCCAATGTAACTTATGCAAAGAACCGTGTGGCGGCTGACCAGTGGACCTGGTACTACCTGACCGTCGGACAGGTATCTGCTTATTTACAGGATGAATTCAGCGTAGCGAGCAACTTCAAACTGACTTACGGCGTGCGTTTCGATAAAGCGCTTTATTTCCCATCCAAAGCAAGTTATAACAGCCCTAATGTGAACCAGGATGGAACATTCGCAGGTACTTTTGTAACAGGTTCTCCGACTGTGCCGAATGCAGATAACCTGACCCTGTTTGATGAAAATGGTAATCCGGTTAAGAATGGTCCCGGGCAGACCATCGATAATACCAGTACCCCAAGCGGTAAGATCCTGGTGTCTCCGCGTTTAGGTTTTAACTGGGATATCAAAGGAGATAAGACCGTGCAACTGCGTGGTGGTACAGGACTCTTTACGGGCCGCTTCCCCTTTGTATGGGTAGGTAATGCCATAGGTAATCCTTTCACCGGTTATTACAACGTAACGGCGCATAATTTCAAATGGCCACAGATCTGGCGTTCTAATATCGGTCTGGATTATAAACTGCCTACCGGAACAGTACTGACCGGCGATTTCGCGTATTCAAAAGATATCAATTCTATGATGGTGCGTGACTATGGTCTGGGTACACCAACCGGCACCCTGAACTCAGGTACCGGCGACAACCGCGAAATCTACCAGGCAGCTGACAAAGGAAGTACGGCTACTTATGTATTCACAAACGTAAAAGCCGGTTATTCTTACAACGCGACATTCCAGGCACAACAGACCGTTGGTAAAGGCTACTTTTTCATGTTCGGATATAACTTCCTGATTGCAAAAGATGCCAGTTCTATTTCAGCAGAGATTTCCGGTGATGCCTTCGACCGTAATCCGGTGTTGGGGAATGCTAACAGGGCAGTGGAATCAACCTCCCTGTATGGTAACAAACACCGTTTTACGCTGGCGGGTATCAAGAAGTTTGAATATGGTAAAGGTAAATATGCCACGACTGTTTCCTTCTTCGCCAACTGGACAAGCGGTAACCGCTTCTCTTATGTGTACGGTGGCGACCTGAATAATGATGGTTCTGCTGCGAATGACCTGATGTATGTACCTACTGCCGCAGAGATCAGGAATATGAGCTTTGCTACACTGACAGATGCAGACGGTAACACCCAGAATGCTGCCGCTCAAGGCGCTGCATTGGAAGCATTTATTGGTCAGGATAAATACCTGAGCAGTCACCGTGGTCAGTATACCGGTAAATATGCGGGTGAAACACCATGGTTCAGTCAGATCGATATGCGTGTGTTACAGGACTTCAACTTCAAAGGTAAAGAGAAAACCAGCACTATACAGATCAGCCTTGATGTGGTGAATCTGGGTAACCTGATCAGCAGTAAATGGGGGCTCCGTAAGTATGCGAGTAACAGTGGTTACTATCAGCCGCTGGGTTTTGCAGGAAGAGAAACAAATGGTAAAGCGATTTATCAGTTCGATCCTTCACAAAGAAGTACTTTCATTACTAACCCTGACCTGATTTCAAGATGGCAGTTGCAGGTAGGAGCGAGATATATCTTCTGA
- a CDS encoding sensor histidine kinase, with amino-acid sequence MKWLSAKYAYPLVVISVLVSIVLQIAWLRQLFTEQRAHVRDQIEQIVNNSAKEVSYESAKYLGLKDTIYRRFLLSPEWIQLRQGFDGLGAPNMYKAFDMSDDSKDTTYIIFKFVFFRPGSESSKRRKSGRYYSSPEIPGLDSMILRMMDSTVRVRLQQIGLNSKFHIILSDLGDKIGVARDPDDPGYISDLYTYNLEYRRRCQIQVESITGYVWYEMRYYVLSSLLMIVLTCAAFYFIIRLMRNQRLYAEARVAFTSNMTHELKTPIATVALALESITRYDLVQQPQKLEEYLSIGRQELQRLNLMIEKVLNLSREQDVDYPLNRVLYDVQTGLQDVVRSMELQLANAGAVCKLELSPEPCFVYGDPVHLTNVCYNLIENAIKYAIAPLLLEISCAVVHDRVVVHFKDNGPGIDKIYHDKIFDRFFRVPVKGDIHDVKGSGLGLNYVRSIVTRLNGTITVKSEPGKGSDFMISLPAAT; translated from the coding sequence ATGAAATGGCTTTCTGCAAAATACGCTTATCCACTTGTGGTCATCTCGGTGCTTGTCAGCATAGTGCTGCAAATTGCCTGGTTAAGACAGTTATTTACTGAACAGCGGGCGCATGTCCGCGATCAGATAGAGCAGATCGTTAATAATTCGGCAAAGGAGGTTTCCTACGAAAGCGCGAAGTATCTCGGTTTAAAGGACACTATATATCGTCGTTTTTTATTGTCACCGGAGTGGATACAGTTACGGCAGGGTTTCGACGGACTCGGAGCCCCTAATATGTATAAAGCCTTCGATATGTCAGATGATAGTAAAGACACCACCTATATCATCTTTAAATTCGTTTTCTTCCGCCCGGGCAGCGAAAGCAGCAAAAGACGTAAAAGCGGAAGGTATTATTCTTCGCCGGAAATACCCGGTCTTGATTCAATGATATTACGGATGATGGATAGTACCGTCAGGGTGCGATTGCAACAGATTGGTCTGAACAGTAAGTTTCATATCATATTGAGCGACTTAGGGGATAAAATCGGGGTAGCGAGGGACCCTGATGATCCCGGTTATATCAGTGATCTGTATACCTATAATCTTGAATACAGGCGACGTTGTCAGATACAGGTAGAATCCATTACCGGATATGTGTGGTATGAAATGCGTTATTATGTACTCTCCTCTCTGCTGATGATCGTCCTGACCTGTGCGGCCTTTTACTTTATCATACGACTGATGCGCAATCAGCGGCTGTATGCAGAAGCCAGGGTCGCATTTACCAGTAATATGACCCATGAACTGAAAACGCCTATTGCGACCGTCGCCCTGGCATTGGAGTCCATCACCCGTTATGACCTGGTACAACAGCCGCAGAAGCTGGAAGAATACCTGTCTATCGGCCGGCAGGAACTGCAACGCCTGAACCTGATGATTGAGAAGGTATTAAACCTTAGCAGGGAACAGGATGTTGATTATCCGTTGAACAGGGTGCTGTATGACGTACAGACCGGCCTGCAGGATGTAGTGCGCTCGATGGAATTACAACTGGCGAATGCAGGTGCGGTATGTAAGCTGGAGCTATCACCCGAACCCTGTTTTGTATATGGAGATCCGGTACACCTGACGAATGTATGCTATAACCTGATTGAAAATGCGATTAAGTATGCAATAGCGCCGCTTCTGCTGGAAATCAGCTGTGCGGTTGTCCATGATAGGGTCGTGGTGCATTTTAAGGATAACGGGCCAGGCATTGATAAGATCTATCATGATAAAATATTTGACCGCTTTTTCCGTGTGCCCGTGAAAGGAGATATACACGATGTAAAGGGATCAGGACTGGGACTGAACTACGTCAGGAGTATCGTCACCCGCCTGAATGGTACCATTACAGTGAAAAGTGAGCCTGGAAAGGGCAGCGATTTTATGATCAGTTTACCGGCAGCAACATGA
- a CDS encoding TonB-dependent receptor domain-containing protein — MKTILPIFILISFTLSAAAQQNRPDTMKVQQLKDIVVTSRLPQVERRNDKVIFNVQNSILASGSTVWDALRKAPGIQTNENGQVTQGTKSMTVYIDGKQVQMTGEDLTAYLSGLPADNVSRIEIMRTPSAKYDIQGGGIVNIITKKSKAQGFNGTINGAYTQATFGSQTAGGTFNYKQNKLNIYGNYGFSNKSIRRQMNTYTIYQTPDSYSDWRGKRTIDPVNKSHSYQLGLDYDINPRQVFGFRVTGFNSDRNTDSRTITNVFNDHVSVADSTLNTNVRSNSASNNYSFNLNYKLKLDSAGNSLNIDVDYVPYANNSRQYVNALTYIQDKNLNNNFNIFTPSTQRINIWSGKADLTYKIAGKWAMESGIKYTSIASDNLFLYNNVLEGAFSPDDGKSNNFKYTENTAAAYTSISGTLGKWDLQAGLRGEHTRTTGNSITQQLITRRNYLRLFPTLFITYKASEDHVFSFNYNSRMERPAYMQLNPARSYSSPYSFQQGNPALRPAIFRSGELSYTFKQNYTLTASYSKLQDLVSNVTVQDNVSKTFYDTQQNLDNIEDYTLGFMTNLRPTDWWDMNVTIEGAYRKQHSMYTDGYFSSDDYILYLNTTQSFVLSKKHGIKAELSGRYESPVYQGVYHVDRTSDISLGFSKSILKQQGTVKLAFADIFYKNPYKLDIAYLQQRNGMIQKNDTRNVSLSFSYKFGKNTFSSRKRQTASEEERRRAN, encoded by the coding sequence ATGAAAACGATTCTACCCATATTTATACTGATCAGCTTTACGCTTTCGGCAGCGGCACAGCAAAACCGCCCCGATACCATGAAAGTACAGCAGCTGAAAGATATTGTTGTAACCAGTCGTCTGCCACAGGTGGAACGCAGGAACGATAAAGTGATCTTCAACGTACAAAATAGTATCCTGGCCAGCGGCAGCACTGTATGGGATGCATTGCGTAAAGCGCCAGGCATACAGACCAACGAAAATGGTCAGGTAACACAGGGTACCAAGAGTATGACCGTGTATATAGACGGCAAACAGGTACAGATGACCGGAGAAGATCTTACCGCCTACCTCAGCGGATTACCAGCTGATAACGTCTCCAGGATAGAGATCATGCGTACACCTTCTGCCAAATATGATATTCAGGGTGGTGGTATTGTCAACATCATCACTAAAAAATCGAAAGCACAGGGTTTCAATGGGACTATCAATGGCGCCTATACACAGGCTACATTCGGTAGCCAGACTGCCGGTGGTACCTTCAATTACAAACAAAACAAACTGAATATCTATGGTAACTATGGCTTTAGCAATAAAAGCATCAGACGCCAGATGAATACCTATACCATTTACCAGACACCTGACTCCTATTCTGACTGGCGTGGCAAACGTACAATCGATCCGGTGAATAAAAGCCATAGTTACCAGTTAGGGCTGGATTATGATATCAATCCCCGGCAGGTGTTTGGTTTCCGGGTGACTGGTTTTAACTCCGACCGTAATACCGACTCCAGGACCATCACCAATGTATTCAATGACCATGTATCCGTGGCTGATTCTACCTTGAACACCAATGTCCGTTCAAATTCCGCCAGCAACAACTACAGCTTTAACCTGAATTACAAATTAAAACTGGACAGTGCCGGTAATAGCCTCAATATTGATGTTGACTATGTACCTTACGCCAACAATAGCCGGCAGTATGTCAACGCCCTTACTTATATACAGGATAAAAACCTCAATAACAATTTCAACATATTCACACCATCGACACAACGTATTAATATATGGTCAGGAAAAGCAGATCTGACTTATAAAATTGCCGGAAAATGGGCGATGGAATCAGGGATAAAATACACCAGTATTGCCTCAGACAACCTCTTCCTATACAATAATGTGCTTGAAGGCGCCTTTTCCCCGGACGACGGTAAAAGTAATAACTTCAAATACACGGAGAATACGGCTGCCGCTTACACCAGTATCAGCGGTACCCTTGGCAAGTGGGACCTGCAGGCGGGATTAAGAGGAGAACATACCCGTACTACCGGTAATTCCATTACACAACAACTCATCACCCGTAGAAACTACCTCCGCTTATTCCCTACCCTCTTTATCACCTATAAGGCATCAGAGGATCATGTGTTCAGTTTCAATTATAACAGCCGCATGGAACGTCCGGCCTATATGCAATTGAACCCTGCCAGATCGTACAGCAGTCCTTACAGTTTCCAGCAGGGTAATCCGGCGCTGCGACCTGCTATATTCCGAAGCGGTGAACTGAGTTATACCTTTAAACAAAACTATACGCTGACTGCTTCCTATTCGAAACTGCAAGACCTGGTCAGTAATGTAACGGTACAGGATAACGTCAGCAAAACATTTTACGACACACAGCAGAACCTTGATAATATCGAAGACTATACCCTGGGCTTCATGACAAACCTCCGGCCTACAGACTGGTGGGATATGAATGTAACGATCGAAGGCGCTTACCGCAAACAACATTCTATGTACACAGACGGTTATTTTTCTTCTGACGACTATATTCTTTACCTGAACACTACCCAGTCATTTGTTCTCAGCAAAAAACACGGTATAAAAGCGGAACTCTCCGGCAGATATGAATCGCCTGTTTACCAGGGTGTATATCATGTTGACAGGACTTCAGATATCAGCCTGGGATTCAGCAAATCTATATTAAAGCAACAGGGTACCGTTAAACTCGCTTTTGCAGATATATTTTATAAGAATCCTTACAAGCTGGATATCGCTTATCTGCAACAACGCAATGGTATGATACAAAAGAATGATACAAGGAATGTATCCTTATCCTTCTCGTATAAGTTCGGGAAAAACACCTTCTCTTCGCGTAAAAGGCAGACGGCGAGTGAGGAAGAAAGAAGAAGAGCCAACTAA
- a CDS encoding family 78 glycoside hydrolase catalytic domain has protein sequence MKNNMLKACPLLITLFVFCQDLLAQSRPTWIWYPGDFEIWLSNNMQNRRTERNTFYPVFWKYDSHYPLIDFHKDFDLTTAEAVKIYTEGAYNVKIDGRAIEGVPQQITVPAGHHRINIKVFNQANVPAVYVEGKTIVSDSSWLVTFEDKEWIDETGKASDVSATKWLNAGSWNFHHSQTLPSACKLPVRPQYAVSTNKSNSGTLVDFGKETFGFIRLHGVQGTGNVTLYYGESKEEALHAKSAETYDVFSSRQSSKTDSLLPSSKAFRYVNIVTSGDVKVDSISMLYEYAGLKERGQFRCSDEEVNRIYDISKYTFELNTREFFIDGIKRDRWVWSGDAYQSYLMNYYLYFDNATVSRTILALRGKDPVTSHINTIMDYTFYWFLSIYDYYLYTGDQSFIKQFYPRMQTMMEYCLGRRNKEGLMQGLSGDWVFIDWADGLSKKGAVSFEQLLLCRSLETMGLCADLVGDKSDAAKYNQYAATLKKQLFELYWNQQQQALVHSRVDGQQTANVTRYANMFAIFYDYFNAAQKNAVKQSVLLNDSIQKITTPYMRFYELEALCAMGEQDYVLKEMKDYWGGMLKLGATSFWEVYNPAETGVQHYAMYGRAFGRSLCHAWGASPLYLLGKYYLGVKPTSAGYNTYTVQPALGGLQWMEGKVPTPNGDIVLYCSTKEMKITTAAGTGLLRFRSKIKPVCKTGTLVNKGEDWYEMAMRAATSYVVNYQAPKPETHAKTR, from the coding sequence ATGAAAAACAACATGCTGAAAGCCTGCCCGCTGCTCATTACCTTATTTGTATTTTGTCAGGATCTCCTGGCGCAATCCCGGCCTACCTGGATATGGTACCCCGGTGATTTCGAAATCTGGTTAAGTAATAACATGCAGAACCGTCGTACAGAGAGGAATACTTTTTATCCTGTATTCTGGAAATATGACAGCCATTATCCACTGATAGATTTTCACAAAGACTTTGATCTGACGACTGCCGAAGCAGTAAAGATCTACACAGAAGGCGCTTATAACGTTAAAATAGATGGTCGTGCAATAGAAGGCGTACCACAACAGATAACAGTACCAGCCGGTCATCACCGCATCAATATCAAAGTGTTTAATCAGGCAAACGTACCTGCTGTCTATGTGGAAGGAAAAACGATCGTGTCCGACAGCAGCTGGCTGGTAACCTTTGAAGATAAGGAATGGATTGACGAAACAGGTAAAGCCTCTGACGTGTCTGCGACAAAATGGTTGAATGCAGGTAGCTGGAATTTTCATCATTCGCAGACGTTACCATCCGCCTGTAAACTACCTGTACGGCCACAATATGCCGTCAGTACCAATAAAAGTAACAGTGGTACACTCGTTGATTTCGGGAAAGAGACCTTCGGCTTTATCCGCCTGCATGGCGTGCAGGGTACCGGTAACGTAACCTTATATTATGGCGAAAGCAAAGAGGAAGCATTGCATGCAAAGTCAGCCGAGACATACGACGTCTTTTCTTCCAGGCAATCCTCTAAAACAGATTCCCTGCTACCATCTTCCAAAGCCTTCCGTTATGTTAATATCGTTACCAGCGGAGATGTCAAAGTAGATAGTATCTCTATGTTATATGAATATGCAGGTCTGAAGGAGAGGGGACAGTTCCGTTGCTCAGACGAAGAGGTCAACCGTATCTATGATATCTCAAAATATACCTTCGAACTCAATACCCGTGAATTCTTCATTGACGGGATCAAACGTGACAGATGGGTATGGAGTGGTGATGCGTATCAGAGTTACCTGATGAACTATTACCTGTATTTTGATAATGCCACTGTATCCAGAACCATCCTCGCCTTGAGAGGGAAAGACCCGGTGACCAGCCATATCAATACCATCATGGACTATACCTTTTATTGGTTCCTCAGCATTTATGACTACTACCTCTACACCGGTGACCAGTCGTTTATTAAACAGTTCTACCCACGTATGCAGACCATGATGGAATACTGTCTTGGCAGAAGAAATAAAGAAGGACTGATGCAGGGCTTATCCGGTGATTGGGTATTCATAGACTGGGCCGACGGATTAAGTAAGAAAGGCGCTGTCAGCTTTGAGCAATTGTTGCTATGTCGTAGTCTGGAAACCATGGGCCTTTGTGCCGATCTTGTCGGTGATAAATCTGATGCAGCAAAGTACAATCAATATGCCGCCACACTGAAGAAACAACTCTTTGAGCTCTATTGGAATCAACAGCAGCAAGCTTTGGTACACAGCAGGGTCGATGGTCAGCAGACAGCCAATGTTACCCGTTACGCTAATATGTTTGCCATTTTTTACGACTACTTCAACGCAGCACAAAAGAATGCCGTAAAACAATCTGTTTTACTGAACGACAGTATACAAAAGATCACTACCCCTTATATGCGTTTCTATGAACTGGAAGCATTATGTGCCATGGGAGAACAGGACTACGTACTAAAAGAAATGAAGGACTATTGGGGCGGTATGCTCAAACTGGGGGCCACCAGTTTCTGGGAAGTCTACAATCCTGCGGAAACAGGCGTACAGCACTATGCGATGTACGGTCGTGCATTTGGCAGAAGCCTCTGTCATGCATGGGGAGCGAGTCCGCTTTACCTGTTAGGAAAATACTATCTGGGCGTAAAACCTACTTCCGCCGGATACAATACCTACACCGTACAACCTGCATTAGGTGGTTTACAATGGATGGAAGGAAAGGTGCCGACACCCAATGGTGATATCGTGCTCTATTGCAGTACGAAGGAAATGAAGATCACGACTGCTGCCGGTACCGGCTTGTTGCGTTTTCGCAGTAAAATAAAGCCAGTATGCAAAACAGGTACGTTGGTAAACAAAGGAGAAGACTGGTATGAGATGGCCATGCGGGCAGCCACCAGTTACGTAGTGAATTATCAGGCGCCAAAACCGGAAACACATGCAAAAACCAGATAA
- a CDS encoding glycoside hydrolase family 127 protein, translating into MQKPDKILLLIVLTLASCVSFAQKGLINTSASPYARLQDVDMGSVQWTKGFWAERYEVCKNTMVPALWKTYHDAEKCHSFKNFEIAAGLDTGTFVGPSFHDGDFYKTLEAVAGLYAVTKDPALDRMMDEAIAVIAKAQRKDGYVYTKSIIEQQQTGKQHLFDDKLSFEAYNFGHLMTAACVHYRATGKTNLLEVAKKATDFLIGFYNTASPEQARNAICPSHYMGIIELYRTTRDKKYLALARKLIDIRGLTPGTDDNSDRVPFRDMKRIAGHAVRANYLLAGVADVYAETGDTSLLHTLNLLWDDVINKKMYVTGGCGALYDGVSVDGISYNPDTVQKVHQSYGRNYQLPNLFAHNETCANIGNLLWNRRMLELTGDAKYGDIVELTLYNSILSGVSMDGADFFYTNPLAASRDFPYQLRWMGGRQPYIALSNCCPPNTVRTIAEVSNYFYSLDDKGIYIDLYGGNQLKTTLKDGSTLSLEQETDYPWDGTINITIKDAPAHPFDIALRIPGWCQRAGITINGKPVGQTATPSITPASYHKLNRQWKSGDKITLTLDMPATLITANPLVEETRNQVAVKRGPVVYCLESPDLKDQSLTNILIPSNIHFEPRSMKIANGRITALDGVARLLITNNQNKALYQPLNDESRPQAITLIPYYAWSNRGQSDMSIWLPVAMMLK; encoded by the coding sequence ATGCAAAAACCAGATAAAATCCTGCTGCTGATCGTCCTTACGCTGGCATCCTGTGTATCCTTTGCGCAGAAAGGACTGATCAACACCAGCGCTAGTCCATACGCACGTTTACAGGATGTTGACATGGGCAGCGTACAATGGACGAAAGGCTTCTGGGCAGAACGCTACGAAGTATGTAAAAACACCATGGTGCCCGCACTCTGGAAAACTTACCATGATGCGGAGAAATGCCATTCCTTCAAAAACTTTGAAATAGCCGCCGGACTAGATACCGGCACTTTCGTTGGTCCCTCTTTCCATGACGGTGATTTCTACAAAACACTGGAAGCGGTCGCCGGTTTATATGCCGTTACCAAAGATCCTGCATTGGACCGCATGATGGACGAAGCCATTGCCGTCATTGCCAAGGCACAGCGAAAGGATGGTTATGTCTACACCAAATCCATCATCGAACAACAACAAACCGGTAAACAACATCTTTTTGACGATAAACTCAGTTTCGAAGCCTATAATTTCGGTCACCTGATGACAGCGGCCTGTGTCCACTACAGAGCAACCGGCAAAACCAATCTGCTGGAGGTGGCAAAGAAAGCGACCGATTTCCTGATAGGCTTTTACAATACTGCCAGTCCTGAGCAGGCCCGTAATGCGATCTGTCCGTCTCACTACATGGGTATCATAGAACTTTACAGGACCACCAGGGACAAAAAGTACCTGGCACTTGCCCGTAAACTTATTGACATCCGCGGACTAACACCAGGTACGGACGACAATTCCGATCGTGTCCCTTTCCGCGACATGAAAAGAATAGCGGGACATGCAGTAAGAGCTAATTACCTGTTGGCCGGCGTAGCAGACGTATACGCTGAAACCGGCGACACCTCCTTATTACATACCCTCAACCTCCTCTGGGATGACGTTATTAACAAAAAGATGTATGTAACTGGTGGTTGTGGTGCTTTATATGACGGGGTATCCGTAGATGGCATTTCCTACAATCCTGACACGGTACAGAAGGTACATCAGTCTTACGGCAGGAATTACCAGTTACCCAACTTATTTGCCCACAATGAAACCTGCGCCAACATCGGTAACCTGTTATGGAACCGTCGTATGCTTGAACTTACCGGAGATGCAAAGTATGGCGATATCGTAGAACTCACCCTTTACAACAGTATCCTGAGTGGTGTGAGTATGGACGGCGCAGACTTTTTCTACACAAACCCTTTAGCTGCTTCCCGCGATTTTCCCTACCAGCTACGCTGGATGGGTGGCCGGCAGCCTTATATTGCTTTATCTAACTGTTGTCCCCCGAATACGGTCCGCACCATCGCTGAGGTCAGCAACTACTTTTACAGTCTGGATGATAAAGGTATCTACATCGACCTATACGGCGGCAACCAGCTCAAGACGACACTCAAGGACGGCAGCACCCTCAGTCTGGAACAAGAAACCGACTACCCCTGGGATGGTACCATCAATATCACCATCAAGGACGCACCTGCTCACCCTTTTGACATTGCCCTCCGTATACCCGGCTGGTGCCAGCGGGCCGGCATCACCATCAACGGTAAACCTGTTGGTCAAACAGCCACTCCATCCATCACCCCCGCTTCCTATCACAAACTGAACCGCCAATGGAAGTCCGGAGACAAGATCACCCTCACCCTCGACATGCCGGCCACCCTGATCACTGCCAATCCCCTTGTAGAGGAGACACGCAACCAGGTCGCCGTCAAAAGAGGTCCGGTCGTATACTGCCTTGAATCCCCCGATTTAAAGGACCAGTCCCTGACCAACATCCTGATCCCCTCCAACATCCACTTTGAGCCCCGCTCTATGAAAATCGCAAACGGCCGCATTACAGCCCTTGACGGAGTCGCCCGTCTCCTGATCACCAATAACCAGAATAAGGCGCTCTATCAGCCCCTAAATGACGAATCCCGCCCCCAGGCCATCACTTTGATTCCCTATTACGCCTGGTCAAACAGAGGGCAGAGTGACATGAGCATCTGGTTACCAGTAGCGATGATGTTAAAATAG